The following proteins are co-located in the Castanea sativa cultivar Marrone di Chiusa Pesio chromosome 8, ASM4071231v1 genome:
- the LOC142608413 gene encoding uncharacterized protein LOC142608413, with protein sequence MMDNVYRVKMIQLAKPMISGTILIRATQDTLGIIKHSITLLRGRWELRMDLMEEWRLRDTKDASSLSHFNTTTTPNRIVNILIWNCRGAMKPLFRKTVMDLVAWHSPIIMVITETRLSGARAKEIIETLPFDRAEVIDSIGFVGGISLLWSSNLVHVDILATTEQEIHAIIWEPAEGNPQ encoded by the exons ATGATGGACAATGTATATCGGGTAAAAATGATCCAACTTGCGAAGCCAATGATCAGTGGAACAATCCTGATAAGGGCAACACAAGACACATTGGGGATCATCAAGCACTCCATAACTCTACTTCGGGGGAGGTGGGAGTTGAGGATGGATCTGATGGAGGAATGGAGATTGAGGGACACTAAAGATGCTTCTTCTCTGTCTCATTTTAATACTACTACAACCCCAAATAGAATAGTGAATATTCTGATATGGAATTGTAGGGGAGCTATGAAACCCCTTTTTAGGAAGACTGTTATGGATTTGGTGGCTTGGCATTCCCCAATTATCATGGTGATTACAGAAACAAGATTAAGCGGTGCGAGGGCTAAAGAGATTATTGAGACTCTACCTTTTGATAGGGCAGAAGTGATAGACTCTATTGGGTTTGTTGGAGGGATTTCGCTACTTTGGAGTTCTAATCTAGTGCATGTGGATATCCTGGCAACAACTGAGCAGGAGATTCATGCTATTATCTGG GAACCTGCTGAGGGAAATCCCCAATAA
- the LOC142605856 gene encoding uncharacterized protein LOC142605856 produces the protein MHEDLVSDNEEEQSHEGSARVYYSKEDKIRMRSPWHKALIIKTFGRRMGFSFLVEKIRSMWKPSGGMDCIDFGFDYYLVKFELSFATLSSVAVWIRLPELPIEFYENTALLKIGRAIGPVLRIDSHMANGERGHFTRLCIQVNLDKPLIRTIYLSKLAQCVQYEGINALCFSCGRIGHKVETCPHIIREASTKAAKDRCTYSQEQGNEQGVGKDETELNRKEDYGEWMVLAGGSPVAR, from the exons ATGCATGAAGATCTTGTTTCCGATAATGAAGAGGAACAGAGCCATGAAGGTAGCGCTAGGGTCTACTATTCCAAAGAAGATAAGATCCGCATGAGATCTCCTTGGCATAAAGCTCTGATTATCAAAACGTTTGGGAGAAGAATGGGCTTCTCCTTCCTCGTTGAAAAGATACGAAGCATGTGGAAACCATCTGGGGGTATGGATTGTATTGATTTTGGATTCGATTATTACTTAGTTAAATTCGA GCTTTCATTTGCAACGCTGTCCTCGGTGGCGGTGTGGATAAGGCTACCAGAGTTGCCCATAGAGTTTTATGAGAATACTGCACTTCTCAAGATTGGGAGAGCCATTGGTCCAGTTCTACGGATAGACTCACACATGGCCAATGGTGAGAGAGGCCATTTTACGAGACTATGCATACAAGTTAATTTAGATAAGCCATTGATAAGGACTATTTATCTTAGTAAGCTAGCTCAGTGTGTGCAATATGAAGGGATCAATGCCTTATGCTTTTCTTGTGGAAGGATTGGGCACAAGGTTGAGACATGCCCTCACATCATTAGAGAGGCCTCAACAAAGGCAGCGAAGGATCGTTGTACATATTCTCAAGAACAGGGGAATGAACAAGGGGTAGGGAAGGATGAAACGGAGTTGAACAGGAAGGAAGACTATGGGGAATGGATGGTGTTAGCCGGCGGAAGCCCAGTGGCAAGATGA